The following DNA comes from Oncorhynchus masou masou isolate Uvic2021 unplaced genomic scaffold, UVic_Omas_1.1 unplaced_scaffold_9112, whole genome shotgun sequence.
aaactaaccccagcacaaccctaaaactaaccccagcatAACCCTAAAACTTACCCCAgcataaccctaaaactaaccccagcatAACCCTAAAACTTACCCCAgcacaaccctaaaactaaccccagcacaaccctaaaactaaccccagcatAACCCTAAAACTTAACCCCAgcataaccctaaaactaaccccagcaataaccctaaaactaaccccagcataaccctaaaactaaccccagcataaccctaaaactaaccccagcctaaccctaaaactaccccagcacaaccctaaaactaaccccagcacaaccctaaaactaaccccagcaataaccctaaaactaaccccagcataaccctaaaactaaccccagcacaaccctaaaactaacccttaaactaaccccagcctaaccccagcataaccctaaaactaacccttaaactaaccccagcataaccctaaaactaaccccagcataaccctaaaactaaccccagcacaaccctaaaactaaccccagcataaccctaaaactaacccttaaactaaccccagcataaccctaaaactaacccttaaactaaccccagcacaacccttaaactaaccccagcacaaccctaaaactaaccccagcacaaccctaaaactaaccccagcacaaccctaaaactaaccccagcaaaaccctaaaactaaccccagcacaaccctaaactaaccccagcacaaccctaaaactaaccccagcacaaccctaaaactaaccgcagcacaaccctaaaactaaccccagcacaaccctaaaactaaccccagcacaaccctaaaactaaccccagcacaaccctaaaactaaccgcacaaccctaaaactaaccgcAGCACAACCCTAAAAACTAACCGCAgcacaaccctaaaactaaccccagcacaaccctttaaactaaccccagcacaaccctaaaactaaccccagcacaaccctaaaactaaccccagcacaaccctaaaactaaccccagcacaaccctaaaactaaccccagcacaaccctaaaactaacccctaaactaaccccagcacaaccctaaaactaaccccagcacaaccctaaaactaacccagcacaaccctaaaactaaccccagcatAACCCTAAAAAACTAACCGCAGCACAAATCCTAGCACAACCCAAAACTAAAACTTACCCCAGCACAACCCTAAAACTTACCCCAgcacaaccctaaaactaaccccagcacaaccctaaaactaaccccagcacaaccctaaaactaaccccagcacaaccctaaaactaaccccagcacaaccctaaaactaaccccagcacaaccctaaaactaaccccagcacaaccctaaaactaaccccagcacaaccctaaaactaacccttaaactaaccccagcacaaccctaaaactaaccccagcacaaccctaaaactaaccccagcacaaccctaaaactaaccccagcatAACCCTAAAACTTACCCCAGCACAACCCTAAAACTTACCCCAgcacaaccctaaaactaaccccagcataaccctaaaactaaccctaaactaaccccagcacaaccctaaaactaaccccagcacaaaccctaaaactaaccccagcacaaccctaaaactaaccccagcataaccctaaaactaaccctaaactaaccccccagcctaaccctaaaactaaccccagcataaccctaaaactaaccccagcacaaccctaaaactaaccccagcacaaccctaaaactaaccccagcataaccctaaaactaaccccagcataaccctaaaactaaccccagcacaaccctaaaactaaccccagcacaaccctaaaactaaccccagcctaaccccagcataaccctaaaactaaccccagcataaccctaaactaaccccagcataaccctaaaactaaccccagcataaacctaaaactaaccccagcacaaccctaaaactaaccccagcacaaccctaaactaaccccttaaactaaccccagcacaaccctaaaactaaccccagcacaaccctaaaactaaccccagcacaaccctaaaactaaccccagcatAACCCTAAAACTTACCCCAGCACAACCCTAAAACTTACCCCAgcacaaccctaaaactaaccccagcataaccctaaaactaacccttaaactaaccccagcacaaccctaaaactaaccccagcacaaccctaaaactaaccccagcacaaccctaaaactaaccccagcacaaccctaaaactaaccccagcataaccctaaaactaaccccagcacaaccctaaaactaaccccagcacaaccctaaaactaaccccagcataaccctaaaactaaccccagcataaccctaaaactaaccccagcacaaccctaaaactaaccccagcacaaccctaaaactaacccttaaactaaccccagcacaaccctaaaactaaccccagcacaaccctaaaactaaccccagcacaaccctaaaactaaccccagcataaccctaaaactaaccccagcacaaccctaaaactaaccccagcacaaccctaaaactaaccccagcacaaccctaaaactaaccccagcacaaccctaaaactaaccccagcacaaccctaaaactaaccccagcacaaccctaaaactaacccccagcctaaccctaaaactaaccgcAGCTGCTAACCCATAAtgtaattctaaccttaaccctaaaccccctagaaatagtaTTTGACCTCATGGTGACTAACAAAATGCCCCCAGGTGGTCAAATtcttgtttgtttactattcttgtggggacttgaACAcgtacatacgcacacacacacacacacacacacacacacacacacataaattcTACTCGACCCTCCATTAAATAACCAGTGGGATGTAACAGCCTAGCTAGATGATTACacacattacatgttgtgtattccAGCTGGTTCACATGTTGTTTGCATTTAGTCTCAGGAGGATTACTCTATTcctcgtctgtctctctgtctcgctgtctgtcttcGTTCTCCTAATGAGCGTAACCTAGCTGGCCCCTCAGTTTGTTCAGGGTGAGAAGGGCGATCAGTCAAAGTGCTGAGGAAACAGAAGTTTGTTGATGTACTAAAAGGGAGGTTCACTTGTGTTAAGGAAGTGCAGTCCAGTCAGCGACTCGTGACCAACGTGGGAAACAGTGCGTGACGGATAGCTATGGCAGAGAGCCTTTTGTTGTTTTGGAAGCACTTTAGTATATCAAGGCTGTTGGACTCATTAAATAATAAATGTCATTCATCCAGGGCATTTGATAGTAATGACTCCTATAGAGGTTTGCACCATTACTATTTCCTGGCATTTGATGCCCTGAAAAGGGactggagatacacagcagtttgttttgtttttactcGTAATGTGAGAGAGTTACTTTATGATTGTCTGAACAGTGAATcaacaaaaaataacaaaaaatacctttattgttgttattattatgattGTTAGCATGATAATTCTAATAATTATTCTTGTTATTATTATGATTGTTATGatgttatgtcattattataattattattgttattactgttattgttattatcataattattaatatttgttttattattattaacacattttattattattattattattattgttgttcatattattattgttgttattgttaatattattattgttattataattattgttattattattattaggggTTCAGAAAGGACTAACCAATGAATAAATAATGAACTGTTAATTAACCCTCTAGGACACTGAGGTGTACAAGGCGTCAGTCAGGGACAACATGATGAGGTGGCAGGGTAACCTGCGGCTCCACGGGTCAGCTGACTGGGTCATCGTTGTCGTGGAGACCAGCGACGCCAAGAAGAAGAACAAGACCAACATCCTGCCTCGCTCTTCCTTAGTGGACAAGATCCGCAACGACTTCTGTAACAAGCAGAATGACCGGTGAGACACACAAGATACAAACAAAATGGACACACTTTACAACACAAGATACAAACAAAATGGACACACTTTACAACACAAGATACAAACAAAATGGAGGCTGGAAATGAAAAACACAAATAGCCAGACGAAAGAATTGTTCTGACAGATCAGATACAAATGTCTCTcatttgctctttctctctcctctctttccttctttccttctctcctctctctttctctctccttctctcctctctctctccttctccccttctctctctttctcacctagTTGTGTGGTTCTGTCAGACCCTCTAAAGAATTCGTCCAGGTCTCAGGAGTCGTGGAGTGCCTTCCTGCTGAAGCTGAGGACTCTACTGCTGATGTCCTTCACTCAGAACCTGGGACGCTTCGAGGAGGACATGCGCACCCTCCGGGAGAAACGCAATCAGCCCGGCTGGAGCTTCTGTGACTACTTCATGGTACAGGTAGGTCTGTACCTGCCAGTCTGTGTGTCTCAGGTGAGAGCATGTCTCAGGTGAATCTGTGGTTTTATACAGGaagaagagggtgtgtgtgtttatttatatatatatataaatatatagcgtatgtacactaccattcaaaagtttgtagtcacttagacatttttgaaagaaaagcacatttttttgtccattaaaataacatcaaattgatcagaaatacggtgtagacattgttaatgttgtaaatgactattgtagctggaaacggacgatttttaatggaatatctacataggcgtacagaggcccattatcagcaaccatcactcctgtgttgtgttagctaatccaagtttatccttTTAAAAGGCTAGTTGACCATTAGAaatcccttttgcaattatgttagctcaGCTGAaagctgttgttctgattaaagaagcaataaaacttggcttagactagttgagtatgaggagcatcagcatttgtgggctcaaaatggccagaaacaaataactttcttctgaaactcgtcagtctattcttgttctgagaaatgaaggctagtccattgccaagaaactgaagatc
Coding sequences within:
- the LOC135538118 gene encoding trafficking protein particle complex subunit 10-like, whose amino-acid sequence is MEWRRSYGRSPKMIHLEANFVQFKEELLPKEGNKALLTFPFLHIYWTDCCDTEVYKASVRDNMMRWQGNLRLHGSADWVIVVVETSDAKKKNKTNILPRSSLVDKIRNDFCNKQNDRCVVLSDPLKNSSRSQESWSAFLLKLRTLLLMSFTQNLGRFEEDMRTLREKRNQPGWSFCDYFMVQEELAFVFEMLQQFEDALLQYDELDALFTQYVLNFGAGDGTNGLGSFCSR